From Lycium ferocissimum isolate CSIRO_LF1 chromosome 12, AGI_CSIRO_Lferr_CH_V1, whole genome shotgun sequence, one genomic window encodes:
- the LOC132039436 gene encoding uncharacterized protein LOC132039436, with the protein MTVVTNDKNELIPTRTITRWRICMDYRKLNKATRKDHYPIPFIGQMLDRCMIAIFSEMVEDFIEVFMDDFSVFENSFEEKCHFMVREGIVLGHKISKRGLDVDRAKVKVIEKLQPLVSVKDHAAISYLFSKKDTKPRLIRWILLLQEFDIEIKDHKGVENQDANHLSRLDNHNHFVEDVQIQESFPDEQLFAIPTVKVPWYTDIVNLIEVEIFDVWGIDFMGPFPQSFGNKYIMFVVDYVLKWVEAIPLPTNDAKVVVNFVQKNIFIRFGTPRVMISDRGAHFYNSLLKNLLAKYGVKHKVSTAYHPQTCGQVEVVNREVKQILDKIANA; encoded by the exons ATGACAGTTGTGACAAATGATAAAAACGAGCTCATTCCTACTAGAACAATCACTAGATGGAGAATTTGCATGGATTATCGTAAGTTGAACAAGGCAACCAGGAAGGATCATTATCCCATTCCCTTCATTGGTCAAATGCTAGACAG GTGTATGATAGCTATCTTTTCAGAAATGGTAGAAGATTTCATAGAAGTgttcatggatgatttttctGTATTCGAGAACTCTTTTGAG GAAAAATGTCACTTTATGGTCCGAGAAGGTATCGTCCTTGGGCACAAGATTTCAAAGAGAGGGCTGGACGTTGATCGTGCTAAAGTGAAAGTCATTGAGAAGCTGCAACCCCTCGTGTCAGTCAAGG ATCATGCGGCCATTAGCTACTTGTTCAGCAAGAAGGACACTAAACCCAGGCTGATTCGGTGGATTCTTCTTTTGCAAGAATTTGATATTGAGATTAAAGATCATAAGGGAGTTGAGAACCAAGATGCAAACCATTTGTCTAGATTGGACAACCATAATCATTTTGTGGAGGATGTTCAAATCCAAGAGTCGTTCCCTGACGAGCAACTATTTGCTATTCCTACAGTCAAAGTCCCATGGTATACTGATATTGTGAACTTGATA GAGGTAGAGATATTTGACGTCTGGGGCATTGATTTTATGGGGCCTTTCCCACAATCCTTTGGTAACAAGTACATTATGTTTGTTGTCGATTATGTTTTGAAATGGGTAGAGGCAATCCCTCTTCCAACCAATGATGCGAAGGTGGTGGTGAATTTTGTGCAAAAGAACATATTCATAAGGTTTGGAACCCCAAGGGTGATGATTAGTGATAGGGGTGCTCACTTCTACAATAGTTTGTTGAAGAACCTTTTGGCAAAATATGGGGTGAAGCATAAGGTTTCTACAGCTTACCACCCACAAACATGCGGACAGGTAGAGGTCGTAAATAGAGAAGTGAAGCAAATCTTAGATAAAATTGCGAATGCGTAG